CTCAACTTGGTGCTGGCAGCGTTCTAGCTGCGGGTTTTGCTGCCATGGCAGCGACCATTTTAGCACAACACACATGCAGGCCATCAACTGGGGAAAACGGTCGATTGGGTGTGAACTTCGGATCGTGCGAGAATCGCTCAGCCGTGATTTCCGCGTGAGATTTAATAGCCTCCGCCTACAATCACGCACCATGATCCTACGCTGTCGTTTTCTTTGTTGAAGCATATGTTCAGGTCCACCTGCCACCACGTGATTCTCTCTCTCCCATTGCTCTCTTCGTAACAACCTTTCCTTATCGTCTGCGTCTTTATCGCGAGTAAAGGATTAGCAAGGTCAGCTCAGGAGTTAGTTGGGTTACTGGCCGCACCTGCCTGTGTATATCTTGTATAAATGTATACCTCTATAACTGAATATGACTGCTTTCAGTTGTGTTGGTGTGTTCACTTTCTGCACTTCTATTCAGTCGAACAGGAAATAGGAAGTACATGAGAAACATGGCTTGATCCGAAAATCACGACATCATTTGACAACAAACTAAACGTCATGTTTTTTTTCATGGTTAATCCGCTAATTATGGCAAGGCCCGAACACAAAAAAACATGGGCTCATGAAAAAAAACTGCTACGAAAGGTTCATGGCTAACAGCTGCACACTTGCCGCAACACATCACCGACCTCATCGCTGGCGCTCCCGCATGTCCACCACCTCGCCACAGCACCCGCACACGCAACCTACCTCGCCGTTGCCCCAGCACGTTGACGCTGGTGGTGGTTGGCCGGTCCAAATGGTGGCTCAATGAGGGACCGAACCAACCCGGACCGTGTCGCCTTGGTAGCGTTGCCGAGTTCCAGGGTGGTCACCCGGGGACCGATGGTGAAGACGGCGGGCAGGACGAAGGGCAGCTTCTTGGAGCTCTACCAATACCCACACCTTCTTCACCGGCTAAGTCCTTGATGCCCCAGCCGGTAATGGCCAGGTACTACGACGCGTACGCGGCGATGAAGCTCGCCGTTGACTGTTTTGCCGGATGTACCGTTAGGTTTTCTTTCCTTCTTACCTACATAGGACATAGGAGTGTTGACCGATCAAAGGAAATAAATAGAACCTGTTAGTACATATAGAAAAAATGCCTGTGCGATGCAACGGACCTATCAAACTTGTTTTACGTGATCTCGATTTATGTAATCAATTAATTACGTGATTTCTGTTGTATGTTCTTTCTCTATTCCAAAATTCCACTCATGCGAGTAAAAAGCATTTCACTGTCTTATGCAAGTAGTTCAGTGCATACATATGCTACTCGTTCATAATTGCAACCTGAACAGAGTAAAAAAAATTGGTTCGATGCATGGATGGATTGACGGGAACACAATGTCTAACGAAAAGGATAAGAATCACGTTGGCATGCATAAGTGATTTGAAATTTTAAAAATATAGCATCTACATCCGCGCATCATGAGGAACAATTTCAGAGAAAAAAGTTGATCCAGTCAAGTGTATCTTTGGATATTTCATTATCCACTTAGGCCATATTAGTATTACTTCCCACGTGGTGCACATCATCCTGATGCATGGGTGTGCCTCGGCCCTTATATTGCAAATGTTATTATTGCAGGAAGAGCACACATTCATAAGCTAACGGTTTCACAATGCGTTCTTGCTGATAGTAATTGAACCAAATGAAAAGATGGACAAGCAGATTGATTAAGGAACTCTAGGTAATAGTTCATGCCGTAAGCATTGGCTCAAAAAGTTAATTTGTAAGTAACAAAAAAAGGCCTAGAAGAATAGTTCTACCTAAATAAAGTTTACTGTTGCACATGAGCAGATCCACACGAAGCAGAGGGGAGGTGGAGCAGGCCGGTAACCAGGGGAAGGGGCAGAGTGGGAGAAGATTTACACCGCCGTCTCCACTGAATATGGTGTCTCCGCCGCATCTGTGGAGGCGCCGCGGCTCCGCCTCGGATGGTGCTTGTGGCTATGGTGAAGAGGAGGGGCGACGCATGGGTGAAGAGGCAGGCAGTGCTCGTGGCCAAAAAAGTGGGTCGTTCGAGCTGcgggagggaggaggggatcgccgggaggCGGCGAgatcggtgggcggcggcggcagccagGTAGGGAAGTCGAGGTAGGGCGCTGTGTTTTCTTAGGGGAGTTGCTTGTGAAAATAACGTGCAACGACGAAGTAGCTAGCGGATCCCCTTAAACAAGACGtagcgagcagattcccttaaggtaggaatggatacgattgatgacgttgataaatattgatgaatgttggcctaatttactatcatcatgcatggaaacgaatcatcaagaaaaagaatacttcctattactacgcTCATAGGAAGCTtgctaatctctgctaccaaacagtttctgcccaaacaaagaaagaaagttatggacgtgattcgcaaggaaacaaacgttatgaagactaatgaatttagatttgatctttagagattgattgtgattgattcttttacataaagataTTACTgaataatttgcgtcagtatgaaaagttctgatccgttcaatttttttcgttgtgtgaggcgAATATAAACCGATAAAGTAGGGGGAGGAgacaaaaaaaatctacgaaaaaaaccCAGCGAAGGTGAGAGGAGATACCAAAAAAACCACGGACAAAAATAAACCCGAAACAGAGACtatcaactgagacattaggaataAGACATTAGGAATAGAGATTTGGTCAATTTCTTAGGTAACTTTGCCTGTAAGCGTCTTCGTGGCCACTGCCCACTCTACTCTTTTGCCTTCTCGCAGGCCAAATTCATGTCTTCCCTCGCTCTTTTCCACGGCCCATTCTCCTACCACCGCGCTCCTCCCTTGTCGCCGACCGGCACCTCTCCACGGCCGACGCGACCCGCAGCACATTCTTCTCCTTCCCACCCCAATTCGCGCCCCCTCCCTGAAGCCGATGAGCTCCGGTCCCACGCAGCGGCGCTGCAGGACTGCGCCGTCCGCCGAGCGCTCCGCTGCGGACAGGAGCTCCACGCGCGGCTGCTCCGCTCCGCGCGGCAGCCGGACACGTTTCTCCTCGACTCGCTCCTCAACATGTACTGCAAGTGTGGCCGCCTGGCGGACGCACGAAGGGTGTTCGACGGAATGCCACACAGAGACGTCGTCGCCTGGACCGCCCTCTTATCCGCCTACGCCGCCGCGGGAGATGCCGAGGAGGCTCTGGACCTGTTTTGTCAGATGAACCAACAAGGTCTTGCGCCTAACGGGTTCACGCTCGCTTCGGTGCTCAAGGCCTGCTCGGTGATGAGCTCACACTCCGAGTTTACGCGTCAGGTGCATGGTCAGGTGGTTAAGTTGCAAGGTCTGGATGATCCCTACGTTGGCTCGTCCCTTGTTCAAGCTTACGCGATCCATGGGGAGGTGGACGCTGCTGAGACCGTGTTGCTAGGCTTGCCCGAACGAAGCGACATGTCATGGAATGCTCTGCTCACTGAGTATGCTCGGCAGGGCGACTACAGAAAGGCCATGCATGTTTTCCATAAGTTGTCCGAATTTGGTGATGAGATAAGCAAGTATACTGTGCCTACTCTTCTTAAGTGTTGTGTGGAACTCGGCCTTGCAAAGTCTGGTCAGGCTCTTCATGCATTGGTGGTCAAGAGAGGGCTGGAAACCGATAACGTGCTGAACAATTGCCTTGTTGAGATGTACTCGAGATGTCTATCTGCTGAAGAGGCCTATCAAGTCTTTATCAGGATAGATGAACCTGATGTGGTGCATTGCAGTGCCATGATCTCTTCTTTCGGTCGACATGGTATGGCCTGGGAAGCATTTGATCTTTTCGTAAAGATGTCAGACATGGGAGTCAAACCAAACCAATATACATTCGTG
The Triticum dicoccoides isolate Atlit2015 ecotype Zavitan chromosome 3A, WEW_v2.0, whole genome shotgun sequence genome window above contains:
- the LOC119272347 gene encoding pentatricopeptide repeat-containing protein At4g39530-like, translated to MPSTRSRGEVEQAGNQGKGQSGRRFTPPSPLNMVSPPHLWRRRGSASDGACGYGEEEGRRMGEEAGSARGQKSGSFELREGGGDRREAARSVGGGGSQRLRGHCPLYSFAFSQAKFMSSLALFHGPFSYHRAPPLSPTGTSPRPTRPAAHSSPSHPNSRPLPEADELRSHAAALQDCAVRRALRCGQELHARLLRSARQPDTFLLDSLLNMYCKCGRLADARRVFDGMPHRDVVAWTALLSAYAAAGDAEEALDLFCQMNQQGLAPNGFTLASVLKACSVMSSHSEFTRQVHGQVVKLQGLDDPYVGSSLVQAYAIHGEVDAAETVLLGLPERSDMSWNALLTEYARQGDYRKAMHVFHKLSEFGDEISKYTVPTLLKCCVELGLAKSGQALHALVVKRGLETDNVLNNCLVEMYSRCLSAEEAYQVFIRIDEPDVVHCSAMISSFGRHGMAWEAFDLFVKMSDMGVKPNQYTFVGIAGVASKTGDANLCRCAHAYVVKSGLAMPKLVADSILNMYVKVGAAQDATVAFHLMHEPDTFSWNTFLSGFYSGSNCEQGLRIFKQMKCEGFSANKYTYVGVLRCCTSLMNLMYDTQVHACVLKSGLQSDNDVSRMLLDMYAQSGCFTSACLVFDRLEERDAFSWTVIMSGYAKTDEAEKVMECFRSMLQENKRPNDATLAVSLSVSSDMASLGSGLQLHSWAIKSGWNSSVVSGALVDMYVKCGNITDAEMLFYESETCDQVAWNTLICGYSQHGHGYKALDTFRRMVDDGKRPDDITFVGVLSACSHAGLLDEGRKYFQLLSSVYGITPTMEHYACMIDILSKAGRLAEAESLINQMPLIPDSSIWRTILGACRIHGNIEIAERAAERLLELDPQDVSSSILLSNIYADLGRWSDVTRLRNMLLDHGVKKEPGCSWIEVNGQIHVFLSQDGCPKY